Proteins from a genomic interval of Arvicola amphibius chromosome 14, mArvAmp1.2, whole genome shotgun sequence:
- the LOC119801325 gene encoding uncharacterized protein LOC119801325, protein MGLWGSEDVDGLWYSEDVDGIWGSEDVDRIWGSEDMDEAWGSEDVDGVWGSGMWMESGVLRTWMESGVLSLMESGVLSLMESGVLSLMEPGVLSLMESGVLRTWIESGVLSLMESGVLSLMESGVLSLMESGVLSLMESEVLSLMESGVLSLMESGVLRTWMESGVLRTWMESGVLSLMESGVLSLMESGVLSLMESGVLSLMESGVLSLMESGVLSLMESGVLSLMESGVLRTWMESGVLSLIEYEIWRTRRTIVIVISETKINFCLSKALMQDSPSFTAKPNFS, encoded by the exons ATGGGACTCTGGGGTTCTGAGGATGTGGATGGACTATGGTATTCTGAGGATGTGGATGGAATCTGGGGTTCTGAGGATGTGGATAGAATCTGGGGTTCTGAGGATATGGATGAAGCCTGGGGTTCTGAGGATGTGGATGGAGTCTGGGGTTCTGGGATGTGGATGGAGTCTGGGGTTCTGAGGACGTGGATGGAGTCTGGGGTTCTGAGTCTGATGGAGTCTGGGGTTCTGAGTCTGATGGAGTCTGGGGTTCTGAGTCTGATGGAGCCTGGGGTTCTGAGTCTGATGGAGTCTGGGGTTCTGAGGACGTGGATAGAGTCTGGGGTTCTGAGTCTGATGGAGTCTGGGGTTCTGAGTCTGATGGAGTCTGGGGTTCTGAGTCTGATGGAGTCTGGGGTTCTGAGTCTGATGGAGTCTGAGGTTCTGAGTCTGATGGAGTCTGGGGTTCTGAGTCTGATGGAGTCTGGGGTTCTGAGGACGTGGATGGAGTCTGGGGTTCTGAGGACGTGGATGGAGTCTGGGGTTCTGAGTCTGATGGAGTCTGGGGTTCTGAGTCTGATGGAGTCTGGGGTTCTGAGTCTGATGGAGTCTGGGGTTCTGAGTCTGATGGAGTCTGGGGTTCTGAGTCTGATGGAGTCTGGGGTTCTGAGTCTGATGGAGTCTGGGGTTCTGAGTCTGATGGAGTCTGGGGTTCTGAGGACGTGGATGGAGTCTGGGGTTCTGAGTCT GATCGAGTATGAGATCTGGAGAACACGGAGAACCATAGTCATAGTCATTTCTGagactaaaataaatttttgtctttctaaagCTCTTATGCAGGATTCTCCATCATTTACTGCTAAACCTAATTTTAGCTGA